A window of Ruminococcus champanellensis 18P13 = JCM 17042 contains these coding sequences:
- a CDS encoding IMPACT family protein, with product MKYKTIAAPCTRTLIEKRSEFIAAVTPVQTAEQAIACIQDAHAAYRKARHHVYAYVLRDQNISRYSDDGEPQGTAGLPVLDVIRKQGLTDVCCVVSRIFGGVLLGANGLVRAYGQACAQALRDAQIMEMCACRSMTIQCDYTFYGRLQFALASDPVIITDTQFTDAVTVTLLVLEEQAQSLCDRLIDLSNGTITVSLEDAGYRDFSSVLP from the coding sequence ATGAAATACAAAACCATCGCTGCCCCCTGTACCCGGACGCTGATCGAAAAGCGTTCCGAATTCATCGCAGCTGTTACGCCGGTGCAAACCGCAGAACAGGCAATCGCATGCATCCAGGATGCCCATGCAGCCTACCGGAAAGCCCGGCATCATGTGTACGCCTATGTGCTGCGGGATCAGAACATCAGCCGCTACTCTGATGATGGAGAGCCACAGGGCACCGCCGGACTGCCGGTACTGGATGTGATCCGCAAGCAGGGTCTGACGGATGTGTGCTGCGTGGTCAGCCGGATCTTCGGCGGTGTGCTGCTGGGTGCCAACGGCTTGGTACGGGCATATGGTCAAGCCTGTGCCCAGGCGCTCCGGGATGCGCAGATCATGGAAATGTGCGCCTGCCGTTCCATGACCATCCAGTGCGACTATACCTTCTACGGCAGGCTCCAGTTCGCCCTGGCATCCGACCCGGTTATCATCACCGATACCCAGTTCACCGATGCAGTCACCGTCACCCTCCTGGTGCTGGAAGAACAGGCACAGTCCCTCTGTGACCGTCTGATCGACCTGTCCAACGGTACCATCACTGTCTCTCTGGAGGATGCGGGTTACCGGGACTTTTCTTCCGTGTTGCCTTAA
- the rpmE gene encoding 50S ribosomal protein L31 — translation MKEGIHPKFEECTITCHCGNVMKTRSTVGDIKVEICSKCHPFFTGKQKLVDTGGRVDRFKKRFNLDK, via the coding sequence ATGAAAGAAGGCATTCATCCGAAGTTCGAGGAGTGCACCATTACCTGCCACTGCGGCAACGTAATGAAGACTCGCTCCACTGTAGGTGATATCAAGGTCGAAATCTGCTCCAAGTGCCACCCGTTCTTCACCGGCAAGCAGAAGCTCGTTGATACCGGCGGACGTGTTGACCGCTTCAAGAAGCGTTTCAACCTGGATAAGTAA
- a CDS encoding phospho-sugar mutase, with protein MNTMEKDLYHLWCEKAVDDADLQIELKQIADDADAIQDRFYRDLAFGTGGLRGVIGAGCNRLNIYTIRRATQGLADYVNADFQNPSVAIAYDSRIKSTVFAQTAAAVLAANGIHVHIYKELMPTPMLSFAVRQLHCDAGIVITASHNPSKYNGYKVYGSDGCQLTLDAAQRVTDYIEAHQMFDDVKTITFEEGLANGMISYIEQDVLDAYFENVLKQGIHTDLCASSGLKVVYTPLNGTGNKPVRTILKKIGITDVTVVPEQENPDGHFTTCPFPNPEIREALALGLKLCETCKPDLLLATDPDADRVGIAVPDGNGGYALISGNEMGAMLFEYICASHTQMGTMPKNPVVVKTIVTTDLVRAIAKEYGVEVIEVLTGFKFIGEQIGFLEKKGEESRYVFGFEESYGYLAGTYVRDKDAVVASMLIVEMAAYYRTKGITMIQARDALYEKYGMFLHSQQSFQFEGESGMLKMQQIMDQLRNDPPKTIGGLPVTNIADYEQSISTCVETGAVTKLTLPKSNVLAFTLTDGASVVIRPSGTEPKIKAYYTTTGKDRASAAALEAKLQEDFSGLLQ; from the coding sequence ATGAATACGATGGAAAAGGATTTATATCACCTTTGGTGTGAGAAGGCCGTAGATGATGCGGATCTTCAGATAGAGCTCAAACAGATTGCAGACGACGCAGATGCCATCCAGGATCGCTTTTATCGGGATCTGGCCTTCGGCACCGGCGGTCTGCGGGGTGTAATCGGTGCGGGCTGCAACCGGCTGAACATTTACACCATCCGCCGGGCAACTCAGGGACTTGCGGATTATGTAAACGCAGATTTTCAGAACCCATCTGTTGCCATTGCCTATGACAGCCGGATCAAGTCCACTGTCTTTGCCCAGACGGCAGCAGCTGTCCTGGCTGCAAACGGCATTCACGTCCACATTTACAAGGAACTGATGCCCACGCCTATGCTGTCTTTTGCAGTACGTCAGCTGCACTGCGATGCGGGCATCGTTATCACTGCCAGCCACAACCCCTCCAAATACAATGGATATAAAGTATACGGTAGCGATGGCTGCCAGCTGACTCTGGATGCTGCACAGAGAGTCACCGACTATATCGAAGCTCACCAGATGTTTGACGATGTAAAGACCATCACCTTTGAAGAAGGTCTCGCCAACGGCATGATCTCCTACATTGAGCAGGATGTACTGGATGCATATTTTGAAAATGTCCTCAAACAGGGCATTCACACGGATCTTTGCGCATCCAGTGGTCTGAAGGTAGTTTATACGCCTCTGAACGGCACCGGCAACAAGCCTGTCCGCACCATTCTCAAGAAGATCGGTATTACCGACGTGACCGTTGTTCCGGAACAGGAAAACCCGGACGGCCATTTCACCACCTGTCCCTTCCCGAACCCGGAAATCCGGGAGGCTCTGGCACTGGGTCTGAAGCTTTGCGAAACCTGCAAACCGGATCTCCTGCTGGCAACGGATCCGGATGCTGACCGTGTGGGCATCGCTGTACCGGACGGAAACGGCGGTTACGCTTTGATTTCCGGCAACGAAATGGGCGCTATGCTCTTTGAGTACATCTGCGCATCCCACACCCAGATGGGCACGATGCCGAAAAACCCGGTAGTTGTCAAGACCATCGTAACCACTGACCTGGTTCGTGCCATCGCCAAGGAATACGGAGTTGAGGTCATCGAGGTTCTCACCGGCTTCAAGTTCATCGGCGAACAGATTGGCTTTTTGGAAAAGAAGGGTGAAGAATCCCGTTATGTATTTGGCTTTGAGGAAAGCTATGGCTATCTGGCTGGAACCTATGTTCGGGATAAGGATGCCGTGGTTGCCTCTATGCTGATTGTGGAAATGGCTGCATACTACCGGACAAAGGGTATAACCATGATCCAGGCTCGGGATGCCCTGTACGAAAAATACGGCATGTTCCTGCACAGCCAGCAGAGCTTCCAGTTTGAAGGCGAAAGCGGCATGCTGAAAATGCAGCAGATCATGGATCAACTGCGGAATGATCCCCCCAAGACCATCGGCGGACTGCCTGTTACCAACATTGCAGACTACGAGCAGAGCATCTCCACCTGCGTGGAAACCGGTGCTGTAACCAAGCTGACTCTGCCCAAATCCAATGTACTGGCATTCACCCTGACAGACGGTGCCAGTGTTGTGATCCGCCCCTCCGGCACAGAACCCAAGATCAAGGCATACTACACCACCACCGGTAAAGACCGGGCAAGCGCTGCTGCACTGGAGGCAAAGCTCCAGGAGGATTTCTCCGGACTTTTGCAATAA
- the hcp gene encoding hydroxylamine reductase gives MGNNMDLNYEMFCYQCEQTAGGKGCTKLGVCGKTPEVAGLQDLLIYQLKGISCCQKILMDRGEKPAEDIVRFVESVLFTTLTNVNFDAAVHVELLLQSQQIKEQLRQAVGEAPEVAQVSYNLPETQAKMLRDAPMAGIMYDRDLDPDIRSLRQTILYGLKGISAYGHQARELGFHSEQVDAFYFLALEAITDDTLSVEELIRWTMRTGEIALEVMKVLDDANTQTYENPSPRMVNTRLKKGSFIIVSGHDLKDLEQLLQQSEGSGVNIYTHGEMLPCHGYPGLKKYKHLAGNFGGAWQEQQKQFDNLPGCILMTTNCLMRPRESYKDRIYTTNVVGWDGVKFIPRKENGEKDFSEIIAHAKALGGYPEDAPPHEILVGFGHHATLEHAEEIVAAVKAGKIRHFFLIGGCDGARPGRNYFTEFAKLVPQDCVILTLACGKYRFNKLDFGTVAGLPRLLDVGQCNDAYSAIKIATALADAFDTDVNCLPLSMIISWYEQKAVAVLLALLSLGIQNIYLGPELPAFFSPNVLQYLADTFQIHQISEPQDDIKTCLKQTI, from the coding sequence ATGGGCAATAATATGGATCTGAACTATGAAATGTTCTGCTACCAATGTGAGCAAACCGCCGGAGGAAAGGGCTGCACCAAGCTGGGGGTGTGCGGCAAAACCCCGGAGGTGGCAGGTCTGCAGGATCTGCTGATCTACCAGCTGAAGGGTATCAGCTGCTGCCAGAAGATTCTGATGGATCGGGGAGAAAAGCCGGCGGAGGACATCGTAAGATTTGTGGAGAGCGTACTGTTCACGACTCTGACCAATGTGAATTTTGATGCGGCTGTGCATGTGGAGCTTCTGCTTCAGTCCCAGCAAATCAAGGAACAGCTGCGGCAAGCAGTGGGTGAAGCACCGGAAGTTGCACAGGTCAGCTACAACCTGCCGGAAACCCAAGCGAAAATGCTGCGGGATGCCCCCATGGCAGGAATCATGTATGACCGGGACTTGGATCCGGACATTCGCTCCCTGCGGCAAACCATCCTGTACGGTCTGAAAGGCATCAGCGCCTACGGACACCAGGCGCGGGAGCTTGGTTTCCACAGTGAGCAGGTGGATGCATTCTACTTCCTGGCTCTGGAAGCGATCACGGACGATACGCTGTCAGTGGAGGAATTGATCCGCTGGACCATGCGTACCGGAGAAATTGCCCTGGAGGTCATGAAGGTGCTGGATGATGCCAACACCCAGACCTATGAGAATCCCAGTCCCCGGATGGTGAATACCCGGCTGAAAAAGGGGTCTTTTATCATCGTGTCCGGGCATGATCTGAAGGATCTGGAGCAGCTGCTGCAGCAGTCCGAGGGCAGCGGAGTGAATATCTACACCCACGGGGAGATGCTCCCTTGCCACGGATATCCGGGGCTGAAAAAATACAAACACCTGGCAGGAAACTTTGGCGGCGCATGGCAGGAGCAGCAAAAACAGTTTGATAACCTGCCCGGCTGTATTCTCATGACCACAAACTGTCTGATGCGCCCTCGTGAATCCTATAAGGATCGGATTTACACCACCAACGTGGTGGGCTGGGACGGCGTGAAATTCATTCCCCGCAAGGAAAACGGAGAGAAGGATTTCAGCGAGATCATTGCCCATGCCAAAGCCCTGGGAGGCTATCCGGAGGATGCGCCGCCCCATGAGATCCTGGTAGGCTTCGGACATCATGCCACTCTGGAACATGCGGAAGAAATTGTTGCTGCTGTCAAGGCAGGAAAGATCCGGCACTTTTTCCTGATTGGCGGATGCGATGGTGCAAGACCCGGCAGAAATTATTTCACCGAATTTGCAAAGCTTGTGCCGCAGGACTGCGTCATTCTGACCCTTGCCTGCGGAAAATATCGATTCAACAAACTAGATTTCGGCACCGTTGCCGGATTGCCCCGACTGCTGGATGTAGGACAGTGTAATGATGCCTATTCTGCCATCAAAATCGCCACAGCGCTGGCGGACGCATTTGACACGGATGTGAATTGCCTGCCTTTGTCCATGATTATCTCCTGGTACGAGCAAAAGGCAGTGGCAGTCCTGTTGGCACTTTTGTCTTTAGGTATTCAGAATATATACCTGGGTCCGGAGCTGCCCGCATTCTTTAGCCCGAATGTGCTGCAGTATCTGGCGGATACATTCCAGATCCATCAGATCAGCGAGCCCCAGGATGACATCAAAACTTGCCTGAAGCAAACTATATAA
- a CDS encoding leucine-rich repeat domain-containing protein yields the protein MSFTIKNGTIVHYEESGTLEKLKLKKTAEAVATPAKATRIGDEAFLSAGLVRINVSSGVTDIGDKAFSLCKHLQTVSLPNTVQHIGKSAFDGCTELQTLTIPDSVTSVNAWAFHGCTGLTELTLPTNLTRIERGICSGCKSLTELVIPPGVTSIGMRAFEGCSSLKHITLPATVRSIEPEAFADCTELVHIYMQNGVQEIGEDAFRGCMHLREIFVPPSVTALHPYAFGDHPERLHLIAAQSNSVAFQFAQMHRIVTYTERETAQLRTVQDPAFEIEYGIVRRYIPQPGIRNVIVPPGVIAIGDRAFEKCRDIDTVLLPEGVQVIGSFAFSGCKSLKLITMPQSLNRIRNHAFRECTALQTIQIPPLVEKISKNTFHSCTSLRSVQIPPTVRIIEESAFQYCMSLLQAVLSPALKTISKSAFESCSSLQSVIIPEGVEQIDTHAFYCCSCLRQITIPTTMRTIDPNAFAETPFADRGTGHYKIGGFLIRGDVSQPIPPDTYRIGPKAFAHSNLQCAMLPQGLHSIGESAFAHCTYLTQVSIPDSVEDIEDNAFSYTPWLSAQTEPFTIVGKGLLLRCNFQEENLTIPEHVRKICAYACEQLPIRTLMLPASMEVIGSGAFQSCPKLKTITLPASIRHMGGYIFHDCRTLFRVNLCEGVPYIAQSMFSQCYALEQLALPISIQEIRQDAFFASGIRKLVLPYGVQRIESGAFLRCKQLESLEIPFSVREIAENAFEEANKFHLHAPIGSYAQRFSKKNAANFQFVPLDETQS from the coding sequence ATGAGTTTTACCATTAAAAACGGCACGATCGTGCATTATGAGGAAAGCGGCACGCTGGAAAAGCTGAAGCTGAAAAAGACTGCTGAGGCGGTTGCGACCCCTGCCAAAGCCACCCGCATCGGGGATGAAGCGTTCCTTTCCGCCGGTCTTGTGCGCATCAATGTGTCATCCGGCGTAACGGATATCGGCGACAAGGCGTTTTCCCTGTGCAAGCATCTGCAAACCGTTTCACTGCCCAATACGGTGCAGCACATTGGCAAAAGTGCCTTTGACGGCTGCACAGAGCTTCAGACGCTTACGATTCCGGACAGCGTCACCAGCGTAAACGCCTGGGCATTTCACGGCTGCACCGGACTGACGGAGCTGACTCTGCCGACAAACCTCACCCGGATCGAGCGTGGCATCTGCAGCGGCTGCAAGTCCTTGACAGAGCTGGTGATCCCACCAGGGGTCACATCCATTGGCATGCGTGCCTTTGAAGGATGCAGCTCTCTCAAGCACATAACACTGCCTGCAACTGTACGGAGCATTGAACCGGAAGCATTTGCAGACTGCACAGAGCTGGTACATATTTACATGCAGAACGGCGTGCAGGAAATCGGTGAGGACGCTTTCCGGGGCTGCATGCACCTGCGGGAAATCTTCGTTCCCCCCAGCGTTACCGCCCTGCATCCCTATGCCTTTGGGGATCACCCGGAACGGCTCCACCTGATCGCCGCCCAAAGCAACAGTGTGGCGTTCCAGTTTGCCCAGATGCATAGGATTGTTACATACACGGAACGGGAAACCGCCCAGCTGCGAACCGTGCAGGATCCTGCCTTTGAGATCGAATATGGCATTGTCCGCCGATATATCCCACAGCCGGGCATCCGGAACGTCATTGTGCCGCCGGGCGTGATCGCCATCGGGGATCGTGCCTTTGAAAAATGCCGGGACATTGACACAGTGCTTCTGCCAGAGGGTGTCCAGGTCATCGGCAGCTTTGCATTCAGCGGCTGCAAATCCCTGAAGCTTATAACCATGCCCCAGTCTCTGAACCGGATCCGGAATCATGCATTCCGGGAGTGCACTGCATTGCAGACCATTCAGATCCCTCCGCTTGTCGAAAAAATATCAAAGAACACCTTCCATAGCTGCACTTCCCTGCGCAGTGTGCAAATCCCCCCCACTGTACGGATCATCGAGGAAAGTGCCTTTCAGTACTGTATGTCCCTGCTGCAGGCGGTGCTATCCCCTGCTTTGAAAACCATCAGCAAATCCGCCTTTGAATCCTGTTCCAGTTTGCAGAGCGTCATCATTCCGGAAGGTGTGGAGCAGATCGATACCCACGCATTTTACTGCTGTAGCTGTCTGCGGCAGATCACCATTCCCACAACCATGCGTACCATTGACCCCAATGCCTTTGCAGAGACCCCCTTTGCAGACCGGGGCACCGGACATTACAAAATCGGTGGGTTTCTCATCCGGGGGGATGTATCCCAGCCTATTCCGCCGGACACCTACCGGATTGGGCCGAAAGCATTTGCCCACAGCAATTTGCAGTGCGCCATGCTGCCCCAGGGGCTTCACAGCATCGGGGAAAGCGCCTTTGCCCACTGCACATACCTGACCCAGGTGTCCATTCCGGACAGCGTGGAGGACATTGAGGACAACGCTTTTTCCTATACCCCATGGTTATCCGCCCAGACAGAACCCTTCACCATCGTTGGGAAGGGGCTACTGCTCCGCTGCAATTTCCAGGAGGAAAATCTGACAATCCCGGAGCATGTGCGCAAGATCTGCGCTTATGCCTGCGAACAGCTTCCCATCCGGACGCTGATGCTGCCTGCGTCGATGGAGGTGATCGGCAGCGGTGCATTCCAATCCTGCCCCAAACTGAAAACCATCACCCTGCCTGCCTCCATCCGGCATATGGGAGGTTATATATTTCACGACTGCCGCACCCTGTTCCGGGTCAATCTGTGTGAGGGTGTGCCCTACATTGCCCAATCCATGTTCAGCCAGTGCTACGCCCTGGAACAGCTGGCATTGCCAATATCCATTCAGGAGATCCGGCAGGATGCCTTTTTTGCCTCCGGAATCCGGAAGCTAGTGCTTCCCTATGGCGTTCAGCGGATCGAAAGCGGTGCATTTTTACGATGCAAGCAGTTAGAATCGTTGGAGATCCCATTCTCCGTCCGGGAAATCGCAGAAAACGCCTTTGAGGAGGCAAACAAGTTTCATCTGCATGCACCCATCGGCAGCTATGCACAACGGTTCTCAAAAAAGAACGCCGCAAACTTCCAGTTCGTCCCCCTGGACGAAACCCAATCCTGA